The genomic DNA GACGCGACCCCCAACAACTGTCACATTCACCAGTGTCAAGTTACGGGCACGTACCGCAGTCGACGTGGACTGGACGGTGACATGACTGGCATGACTGGCATGACGCGCATGGTCGGCATGACCAAAGGAGCGGCAGCCGAACTCTCCGCGGAGCTGCGGGGGTTCAAAGAGGTGCAGCGCCTCGCGTACGCGTGTGCGGAGGCGGTCGCGGCGCAGCTGAAGCCCGGTGTGACCGAGCGCGAGGCGGCGCGGATGCAGCGGGTGTGGCTGCGCGAGCGCGGCGTGCGGGACTGGTTCCATCTGCCCTTCGCCTGGTTCGGCGACCGCACCGCGTTCGTGAACTTCCGCGTTCCGCTCCAGTTCTTCCCCACCGACCGCCGGCTGGAGCCGGGCATGCCGTTCATTCTCGACATGGCCCCCGTCCACAAGGGCTGCACGGCGGACATCGGCTACTCGGGCTCCCTGGGCCTCAACCCCGTGCAGGACAAGCTCCTCGCGGACCTGGAGGCGCACCGCGAGCTGATCCTGCGCGAGGTGCGCGAACGTCGCCCGCTGCGCGAGATCTACGAGGACGTGGACCGGCTCATGGTCCGCCAGGGGTATGCGAACCGGCATCGCGCGTACCCCTTCGGTGTGATCGCGCACAAGGTGGACCGGGTGAAGGAACGTGCCTGGTCACCGCATCTGTTCGGGTTCGGCACGCAGTCCCTGAAGGGGCTGGCGGGCGACGCGCTCCGTGGTCACCGCGACGGCTGGTCGCCGCTGTGGTCTCCGTACAGGTTCTCCGATCACCCGCCCAGGCCGGGGCTGTGGGCGGTCGAGCCGCACCTCGGCTTTCGGGGCACGGGCGCGAAGTTCGAGGAGATCCTGGTCGTCACCGACTCCCGGGACCCGGAACAGAGCGCCTTCTGGCTGGACGACGATCTGCCGCATGTGCGGCGCTGGGCGGAGGACAGATGAGTCTTGAGGGGGCGCGCGAGCGCTGGGTGCGGACAGGCGGAATCGAGCTGTGCGTAGCCGAGTTGGGGGACGAGACACAGCCCACGGTGGTCCTCGTGCACGGCTATCCGGACTCCAAGGAGGTGTGGTCCGAGGTCGCCGGGCGTCTGTCGGAGCGCTTCCACGTCGTGCTGTACGACGTGCGCGGGCACGGCAGGTCCACGGCGCCGCAGCCGCTGCGCGGCGGCTTCACGCTGGAGAAGCTGACGGACGACTTCCTCGCGGTCGCGGACGCGGTCAGTCCGGATCGGCCGGTGCACCTCGTGGGGCACGACTGGGGTTCGGTGCAGTCCTGGGAGTTCGTCACGGTCAAGCGCACCGAGGGCCGGATCGCGTCCTTCACGTCGATGTCCGGGCCGTCCCTCGACCACTTCGGCCACTGGATCAAGCGGCGGGTGAAGCGGCCGACTCCGCGTAGGGTGGGCCAGCTCCTGGGCCAGGGCGCCAAGTCCTGGTACGTCTACCTGTTGCACACCCCCGTGCTGCCCGAGCTCGCCTGGCGCGGCCCGCTCGGCAGACGCTGGCCCAAGATCCTCCAGCGGGTGGAGAAGGTACCGGCGGACGGCTATCCGACTCCGTCGCTCCCCTCGGACGCGGCGCACGGCGCCTGGCTGTACCGGGACAACGTACGGGCCCGGCTGAGCCGCCCGCGCACCGACGCGTACGCGCACGCGCCCGTGCAGCTCGTCACGCCCCTGGGGGACGCATTCCTGTCGGAGAAGCTCTACGACGAACTGGAACTGTGGGCTCCGCAGCTGGTCCGCCGCACCCTGCCGGCCAAACACTGGATCCCGCGGACGCGCCCCGACCAGCTGGCGTCATGGATCACGGAGTTCGTGATCGCGAGCGAGGGCGGGCGCCCGGCTCCGGTGGCGAGCGGCCCGTACGCCGACCGGTTCGGCGGGCAGCTCGTGCTGGTCACCGGCGCGGGCAGCGGCATCGGGCGGGCCACGGCCTACGCGTTCGCCGAGGCGGGCGCGCGCGTGGTGGCCGTCGACCGGAACGCGGAGGGCGCGGCCCGCACGGCGGAGATGTCCCGGCTGATCGGCGCTCCCGACGCCTGGGCCGAGACGGTCGACGTCTCCGACGAGCAGGCCATGGAGAAGCTCGCCGAGAAGGTCGCCACCGAGTACGGCGTGGTGGACGTCCTGGTGAACAACGCAGGAATCGGACTCTCGGGGTCCTTCTTCGACACGACCGCGGAGGACTGGCGGAAGGTCCTCGACGTGAACCTGTGGGGCGTGATCCACGGCTGCCGGCTCTTCGGGAAGCAGATGGCCGAGCGCGGACAGGGCGGCCACATCGTCAACACGGCGTCGGCGGCGGCGTACCAGCCCTCGAAGGCGCTGCCCGCCTACAGCACCTCCAAGGCGGCGGTGCTGATGCTCAGCGAGTGCCTGCGCGCGGAGCTGGCCGGGCAGGGCATCGGGGTGTCGGCGATCTGCCCCGGCTTCGTCCACACGAACATCACGTCGACCGCGCGTTTCGCGGGCGTGGCGGCGGAGGAGGAGAAGCGGCGGCAGAAGAGGGCGGCGCGGCTGTACCGGCTGCGGGGGTATCCGCCGGAGAAGGTCGCGGACGCGGTCCTGCGGGCCGTCGTACGCAACCAGGCCGTCGTGCCCGTCACCCCGGAGGCGCGCGGCGCCCACCTCATGTCCCGCTTCGCGCCCAGGGCACTGCGCGCGATCGCACGGCTGGAGCCTCCGCTGTGAGCGGTACCGCGAGCCACCCTCCGAGCGAGGGCCACCATGTGATCGCCCCGCGCCGGGTCTCCTTCGACTGGGGCCGGACTCCACTCCACTGGATCCCGGACGAGCCCGTCGCCACCCACGTCATCAACGTGCTGCATCTGCTGCTGCCGGCGGGGGAGCGGTGGTTCGTGAAGGTCTTCAAGGAGGGACTGCCGCTGATAACGGATCCCGGACTCCTCGACGACGTGAAGGGGTTCATGGGGCAGGAGGCCACGCACAGCGTGCAGCACGCGTACGTGCTGGAGCACCTCGCGGCGCAGCGGCTCGACGCCGCGGACTTCACCAAGTACGTCGACTTCCTCTTCGAGAGGCTGCTGGGCGAGCGGCCGCCCCTGAGCGCACCGATACCGGCCCGCGAGTGGCTGCGGTTCCGGCTCTCGGTGATCGCGGCGATCGAGCAGTTCACGGCGGTACTCGGCGACTGGGTGCTCGCCGCGGACGGCCTGGACCGGGCCGGGGCCGACGAGGTCATGACCGACCTGCTGCGCTGGCACGGGGCGGAGGAGGTCGAGCATCGCGCGGTCGCCTTCGACATGTATCAGCACTGCGGCGGCCAGGGCCTGCCCCGGTACGCCCGCCGGGTCGCGGGCATGGCGGTCACGGCACCCGTGATGCTCTACCTGTGGGCGTGGGGCGCCGCGCATCTTCTGCGCCACGACCCACAGCTCGCCGGACGGCTGCGCTACTCGCTCGCCGCGCACAACAGGGCCGTACGCAGGGGGCTGCTGCCCGGCTGGAAGGAGCTGGGCACGGCGATACCCCGGTATCTGCGGCGGTCGTACCATCCCTCGCAGGAGGGCTCGCTGCGCAGAGCCGTCACCTATCTGGCGCAGTCGCCGGCGGCACGAGCAGCGGCGGGGGCGGCCAGGCGGGCGGGTACAGCGTAGGCGGCCGCCGTCCGGCCGGGCAGGATCTGCCGGGGCCGGTCGGGTAGTCCAACGGGCCGGGGCCGTTGCCCGGTGAACGAGAAGGCAGGGAGCGCGTGAGCGAGTCGGGCGGGGTGACGTACCGGATCGAGGACCTGGCGCACCGCAGCGGTGCCACGGTCCGCACCATCCGCGCCTACCAGGACCGCGGGCTGCTCCCCCGGCCCGAGCGGCGCGGCCGCGCCAACGTGTACGCGGACGCGCATCTGGCCCGGCTGCGCCAGATCGCCGGCCTCCTCGACCGCGGCTACACCCTGGCCTCCATCAAGGAGCTCCTGGAGGCGTGGGACTCCGGCCGCGGCCTGGGCGGGGTGCTCGGGCTGGTCGCGGAGGTCGACGGTCCGTGGTCCGACGAGGAGGCGGGGCGGATCTCACGGGCCGAGCTGTCCGAGCGTTTCGGCGGCAGCCCCGACGACGCGGCGGTCGCGGACGCGCTCGAGCTCGGGGTGCTGGAGCCGGTACCCGGGCACGAGGACCTGTTCCTCGTGCCGAGCCCCCAAGAGCTCGCCGTGGCGGTCGAGTTGCATGAGGCGGGCGTTCCGCTGTCCGCGATCGCCGGGCACCTAAGGGAGTTGAGGGGGCAGGTGGAGCACATCGCCTCCCGTTTCCTGGAGTTCACGACCGAGCACGTGTTCGCGCGCTACCTCGGTGAACATCCGCCGAACGAGGTGGACGCGACGGAGGCGGCCTCGCTCGTTCGACGGCTGCGGCCACTGGCGCAGCAGACGGTGGACGCCGAACTCGCCCGCGCGATGCGCCTGTTCGCCACCCGGCACCTGCGCCTGCACCTCGGCGCGGACCAGCCGGCTCCCCCCGAGGAGGAGACCCGTTCCGTGTCGATTCCGGCGGACACGATGCGGGCCGTGGAGAGACTGGTTGGCTCGGACCAGGCCGCCTCCTTCGTCGCGTTGGCGGCCGAACGCGAGCTCCGGGCCAGGGCTTTGGACCAACTCGCCGCAAAGCATATGCATAAGCACATAGTTGACGAAGAGTCCTAAACAGCGGACCACTTGTCCACAGAATCGCCAATTCACCTGTGGATAACCGCACTTGGCTGTGGATCAAACCTCCGGACCGTCATCAGAATGCGTGATCAGCGTCTCGCTCGGGGCGCGCGGGATGAATGCCGGCGAGACGCACGTCACTCGCGCCATCGGTGCGGGCCCGGGACTCCGCCGCCGCACCGTTCACACCGCACCGTCGCGGACCGCTCACGCACTGTCATCACCACATCGCCCGCCCCCGCACCGTGCGTGGGCATTCCGCGGCTGCGCTTACGCTCGATGTATGAGTCTGCGTCTGAGCACCGTGATCCTGCCGTACGTCCGCTGGCACGAGGGCGGGCGTTCCGCATGGCAGCGTGCGGAGCAGCTCGGCTTCCACACCGCGTTCACCTACGACCACCTGTCGTGGCGGTCCTTCCGGGACGGCCCGTGGTTCGGCGCCGTGCCGACGCTGACCGCCGCGGCCGCCGTCACCGACCGCCTGCGCCTCGGCACGCTCGTGACCTCGCCGAACTTCCGGCACCCCGTGACGCTCGCCAAGGAGCTGATCTCCCTCGACGACATCTCCGGCGGGCGCGTCGCCCTGGGCATCGGCGCGGGCGGCACCGGCTTCGACGCCACCGCGCTCGGCCAGGAGCCCTGGACACCGCGGGAGCGCGCCGACCGCTTCGGCGAGTTCGTACCGCTGCTCGACCGGCTGCTGACCGAGGACTCCGTCTCGTACGAGGGCGACTACTACTCCGCGCACGAGGCACGCAACATCCCGGGCTGCGTCCAGCGCCCCCGGCTGCCGTTCGCGGTGGCCGCCACCGGTCCGCGCGGGCTGAAGCTCGCCGCGCGCCACGGGCAGGCCTGGGTGACCACCGGCGACCCGCGGCTGTACGAGAACGGCACCCCTGAACAGTCGGTTCAAGCCATTCGCGGACAGGCCGAGAAGCTGGCCGACGCGTGCGCCGCGATCGGCCGCGACGTGAAGGAGCTGGACAAGGTCCTGCTCACCGGCTTCACCCCGGACCGCGGTCGCCCGCTGGAGTCCCTCGACGCGTTCGTCGACTTCGCGGGCCGCCACATGGAGCTGGGCATCACCGACATCGCGATCCACTGGCCCATCCCCGACTCCGACTTCGCCGCGGACGAGAAGGTCTTCGAACAGATCGCCATGGAGGCACCGGCCCAGCTGCGCTGAGCCGGCCGAGGCAAGCCGCCCGAAGCGCGCGACGGCGCAAGCCGCGCAGAGCCCACCGCACGAGCCGCGCGGAGCTTGACCGGGCGAGGCCGAGCGTACTTTGACGGGGCGAGGCCGGGCGGCAGAGCTTGACGGGGCGTAACAGCGCTGGTGGGGACGGTTATCACTCACATGTGCGGACCACTGCACGGCCGTGCGCGCATATGCGGGAGAATGGGCCGGTGACCTCAGCGACTCGACGGCCCGAGACCCCGGCCTCCACCGTTCCGCCCCGGCTGATCGCCACGGACCTCGACGGCACCCTCCTGCGCGACGACAAGTCCGTCTCCGAGCGCACGGTCGCCGCCCTCGCGGCCGCCGAGGAGGCCGGCATCGAGGTCTTCTTCGTCACCGGCCGCCCGGCCCGCTGGATGGACGTCGTCAGCGACCACGTCCACGGGCACGGTCTGGCGATCTGCGGCAACGGCGCGGCCGTGGTCGACCTGCACGGCGGCCCCGGCGCGCACCGCTTCGTCAAGGTCCGGGAACTGGAGCGGGAGAACGCCCTCGACGCCGTGCGGCTGCTGCGCGACGCCGCGCCGGGCACGGTGTACGCCGTCGAGCAGACGTACGGCTTCTACCAGGAGCCCGCGTACCCGAAGCTGCACATGGAGGTCCCCGACAGCCTCGCGCCCGCCGAGAAGCTCCTGGCGCCGGACGCTCTCGGAGCCGACGAGCCCGTCCTGAAGATCCTCGCGTACCACCCGGAGATCGACCCGGACGCGTTCCTCACCCTCGCGCGCCTCGCCGTCGGCGACCGCGCCAACATCACCCGGTCGAGTCCCAGCGCCCTCCTCGAGATCAGCGGGCCCGGCGTCTCCAAGGCCAGCACCCTCGCGCTGTGCTGCGCCGAGCGCGGCATCTCCCACGAGGAGGTCGTCGCGTTCGGCGACATGCCGAACGACGTCGAGATGCTCACCTGGGCCGGCCGCTCGTACGCGATGGGCAACGCCCACCCGGACGTCCTCGCCGCGGCGTCCGGACGGACCGTCGCCAACAACGAGGACGGGGTGGCCGTGGTGATCGAACGGATACTCGCGGAGCGGTTGTAAGGAACACGCGGTTGTAAGGAACACGCGGTTGTATGGAACAGGATTGCCCCGTAGGCCTGTTGCCACGGCTTCGCGGCCCGTCAGTACGGCGCCTGCCACGTCACCGTCGTACCGGCCCCGTTCTCTCCCGTCCCCGGCCCGAACCAGCTGTCCCCGCCCAGTGACCCGGCGCGCCGCTCGAGGTTCGTCAGACCGCTGCGACGGCCGATGTCGGGGATGCCGACACCGTCGTCCGTGACCGTCAGCCGCACACCCGGCCGGCCGTCGGGCAGCGTCACCGTCGCGTCGACGACGACGTCGATGCGCGAGGCCCCCGCGTGCCGGAACGCGTTGGACAGGGCCTCGCGGAGAGCCGCGATGAGGTTGTTGCGGGTGAGTTCACCGACCGCCGTGTCGACGGGTCCGAGGAAACGGTACGACGGTGTGAAGCCGAGGGGGATCGCGGCCGTCTTGATCTCACGCAGCACCTGGGCCCGCAGCCCGGACGGCACCTCGGCGGGCCCCTGCTGGAGCGCGAAGATCGCCGTGCGGATCTCCTGGATGGTGACGTCGAGTTCGTCGACCGCCTTACCGACGCCTCGCCGCACCTCGGGCACGCCGGACCGGCGCTGCGCGCTCTCCAGCATCATCCCGGTGGCATAGAGCCGCTGAATGACGAGGTCGTGCAGATCACGGGCGATCCGGTCGCGGTCCTCGTACACCGCGAGCCGCTCCCGGTCCCGCTGTGCCTCGGCCATCATCAGCGCGAGCGCGGCCTGGGAGGCGAACTGCGCGGCAAGGGTGCGCTCGGTCTCCGTGAACGGGCGGCCGCCGCGTGCACGGGGGGTGACGAGGGCACCGTGCACCCGGCCGTCGCTCCGCAGCGGCAGCATCATGACCGGCCCGTAGTCGCGGAAGAGATGGGTGATCGTGCGGGGGTCGCCGGCCGCGTCCGCGAGGAACACGGCCCGGCCGTCGAGGAGTTCGGAGGCCAGTTCACTCTCCGGCGGGATGACCGCGCCCAGCGCCTTCGGGCGCTGATCCGCGGCCACGGCGACGATCTCCAGACCGCCCTCGTCCGCGGGCAGCAGCACGATCCCGGCCGTCGAACCGGAGAGCCGCCGTGCCTGTTCGGCGACGACCTGGAGGGCGTCCTCGGGATCGCCGCCGGACAGCAACGCGGTGGTGACGGCCACCGAGCCGTCGATCCACCGCTCGCGCTGCTTGGCGGCCTCGTACAGGCGGGCGTTGCCGATCGCGATGCCGGCCTCGATGGCCAGCACGCGGACCATGTCGAGGTCGTAGTCGTCGAACAGGCCGCCGCCGCGTTTCTCGGCGAGATAGAGGTTGCCGAAGGTCTTCCCCTGTACGCAAAGGGGAACTCCGAGGAAGCTGCGCATCGGCGGATGGTGCTCGGGGAAGCCGCACGAGCGCGGGTCCTCGGTCAGCTCCGCGAGCCGCACCGGCGCCGGGTCGTGGATGAGCGCACCGAGCAGCCCCTTGTGTCCGTCGGGCAGCCGGCCGATCAGGCGGGCGGTCTCCGCGTCGACCCCGTGGTGGACGAAATCCGCAAGACCGTCGCCGTCCTCGGCCACGACGCCGATAGCCGCATAGCGGGCGTTCGCCAGCTCGGCCGCCGTCTCGCAGATCCGGACCAGCGTGGAGTGCAGCTCGAGCCCGCTCCCGACCGACCGCATCGCCTTCAGCAACTGCGGCACCCGCGCGGTCAGCCCACGGGAATCGGCGTCATCCCCTCTGCCCGCTTCGGGCTCGGGGGCGTCGCCTGGCGATACGGGGGCTGCGGGCATGCCCGTAGCGTACTTAGTCCCATTTACAACGGAAAGTCCGAATACAAGTTCCGTCCGTCCCGCGCCCGCTCCACCTAGCGGGCCACCGCCCCCACCAGCAACCCGTCCTCGGTCTCCCGGCCCACCATCTCCCGCAGCGGCCCGTTCACGGCTGCCAGCTCCGCGTAGGCCCCGCGTTGCACCGCGCGCCCGTCCGCCAGCACGATCACCTCGTCGACCGCTTCCAGTCCGGCCAGCCGGTGGGTGATCAGCAGTGTCGTACGCCCCTCCGTCGCGGCCAGCAGGTCCGCCGTGAGCGCGTCCGCCGTCGGCAGGTCGAGGTGTTCCGCGGGTTCGTCGAGGACGAGCACCGGGAAGTCGGCCACCAGGGCACGGGCCAGCGCGAGCCGCTGACGCTGGCCGCCGGACAGCCGTGCCCCGTGCTCGCCGATCAGCGTGTCGAGCCCGTCGGGCAGCCCGTCCACCCAGTTGAGGAGCCGGGCCCGCGCCAGCGCGTCGCGCAGATCCCCCTCGGTGGCGTCCCTGCGGGCAAGGAGCAGGTTCTCGCGCACGGAACTGTCGAAGAGGTGCGCGTCCTGGGCACAGAGCCCGACGAGCCGCCGTACGTCGTCGCCGTCGAGGGCGTACGCATCCGTACCGCCCAGCGTGTACGTCCCCGCACCCGCGTCCAGGAACCGCAGCATCACCTGCGCGAGCGTCGTCTTGCCCGACCCGGAGGGGCCGACCACGGCGATCCTGCGACCCTTTTCGAGCGTGAGGTCGAGCCCGGCGAGCGCGTCCCGGTGCTGCCCCTCGTGGCGGGCGGTCAGCCCCGTGACGACGAGCGGGAACGGCGACGCGGGCGCCGTACGCGGCCGCTCCGGCTCCCGTACGGGCTCGGGGGCGTCCAGCACCTCGTACACGCGCTCGGCGCTCCTGCGCACGCGCTGCCGGTACTGCACGGCCGGCGGCAGTCCCAGCACGGCCTCGAACGCGGCCAGCGGGGTCAGGACGACGACGGCCATGGCCACCCCGCTCAGGCGCCCGTCGACGACCGCCTGCGCGCCTACGAGGGCGGCCGCCACCACGGTCAGTCCGGACAGCAGCGCGGTGAGCCCGTCGCCGAGCGCGGTGGCGGCAGCGGCACGGGAGGCGATACGGGTGAGCGTGGCGTCGGCCCGGCGTGCTCCGGCGATCCGTGCGGGCAGCGCGCCGGCCACCGTCAGCTCGGCCGTCCCGGTCAGCAGATCGGTCACCCGGGTCGCCAGCACGCCTCGGGCGGGCGCCAGCCTGCGCTCCGCGCGACGGGCCACGGCCGCGGTCACCAGCGGGACGCCGACCCCGGCCGCCAGCAGGCCGACGGCAAGGGCGGCCCCGGCCTCGGGCAGCAGCCAGGCGGTGAACCCGACCGAGGCGGCGGAGACGACCAGTGCGGCCCCGGCGGGCAGCAGCCACCGCAGCCAGTAGTCCTGAAGCGCGTCCACGTCGGCGACCAGCCGCGACAGCAGATCACCCCGCCGGGTCGTGCGCAGCCCGGCGGGGGCCAGCCGTTCCAGACGCCGGTAGACGGCGACCCGGGTGTCGGCGAGCATCCGCAGCACCGCGTCGTGCGACACGAGCCGCTCCGCGTAGCGGAAGACGGCCCGCCCGATCCCGAACGCCCTCGTGGCGGTCACGGCGACCATCAGATACAGCACGGGGGGCTGCTGCGAGGCCCGGGAGATCAGCCACCCGGAGGTCGCCATCAGCCCCACGGCGCTCCCGAGTGCGGCCGCACCGAGCAGCAGGGCGAACGTGAGGCGCCCTCGCCGGGGACCGGCCATGGCACGCACGCGAGAAAGCACTCGTCCGTGCCGCAGGGGAGAGCGGCGGACATCGTCCTCGGCGGCCGAGGGCACGGCATCGGCCGCCTCGCGACCGGACGTCTGGTCCCCTCCGCCGGACACAGCACCGGCGGCCCTGGCGGACTCCGCCGACTCCACGGCCGCGGCCGGCTCCGCGAGCTCCATCGCTGCCGACTCGACGGGCTCACACCGCACCACCCGGTCCGCCACCCCGAGCAGCGCCGGCCGGTGCACCACCAGCAGCACCGTCCGTCCCACTGCCAGCCGCCGCACCGCAGCCACCACCTCGGCCTCGGTCGCCCCGTCCAGGGCTGCCGTGGGTTCGTCGAGCAGCAGCACGGGCCGGTCCGCGAGGAACGCCCGGGCCAGGGCGAGCCGTTGGCGCTGCCCGGCGGAGAGCCCGGTGCCGTCCTCGCCGAGCAGCGTCTCGGCGCCCTCGGGCAGCGCGTCCACGAATTCCAGGGCTCCGGCGTCGGCGAGCGCCCGGCGCACCTCGGTGTCGTCCGCGCCGGGACGGGCCAGCCGCACGTTCTCGGCGATGGTCCCCGCGTACACGTGCGGCCGCTGCGGCACCCAGGCGATCCGCGAACGCCACTCCTCCAGGTCCGCCGAGGCGAGATCGGCTCCCCCGGCCCGCACCCGCCCCTCGGTGGGCGATACGAACCCCAGCAGGACGTTCAACAGCGTCGACTTCCCGACGCCGCTCGGCCCTACGAGCGCCACGGTCTCGCCGGCTGCCACCGTGAAGGACACCTTGGACACCGCGTCGGCCGACCGCCCGGGGTAGCGCACGGTCACGTCCTCGAAGGCGATCTCACCCTCCGGTGCCCGCAGTGAGCCGGAGACCGGCGCCGGGGTCTCCAGCACCGCGAAGATCTCCTCCGCCGCCGCGAGCCCCTCCGCCGCCGCGTGGTACTGGGCGCCCACCTGCCGCAGCGGCAGATACGCCTCGGGCGCCAGGACAAGGATGACCAGGCCGATGTACAGGTCCATCTCGCCGTGGACGAGCCGCATGCCGATGGTCACCGCGACCAGCGCGACGGAGATCGTGGCGAGCAGTTCCAGGGCGAAGGACGACAGGAACGCGATCCGCAGCGTCCGCATGGTCGCCTGCCGGTACTCGCCGGTGATCCGCCTGATGGACTCGGCCTGCGCCTTGGCACGGCCGAACACCTTGAGTGTCGGCAATCCGGCGACCACGTCGAGGAAATGTCCCGACAGCTGGGACAGCAGCCGCCACTGGCGGTCCATCTGGGTGCGCGTGGCCCAGCCGATCAGAATCATGAAGAACGGGATCAGCGGCAGCGTGCCGACGATGATCGCCGCCGACACCCAGTCCTCGGTGACGATCCGCGCGAGCACCGCCACGGGTACGACCACCGCGAGCCCCAGCTGCGGGAGATAGCGCGAGAAGTAGTCGTCGAGGGCGTCGATCCCCCGCGTGGCCAGGGCAACGAGCGAGCCGGTGCGCTGCCCGCTCAGCCACCCCGGTCCGAGCGAGGCCGCCCGCTCCAGCAGCCGCCTCCGCAGCTCCGACTTCACCGCCGCGCTCGCCCGATGCGCGGCAAGTTCGGTGAGCCACGCGACAAGACCGCGCCCGGCCGCGACGGCTGCCAGCAGCACAAGGGGCGTGCGGAGCTCAGCGACCGAGTGACCGTGCTGGAAGGCACCGACCACGATCTCGGCGATGAGCATCGCCTGAGCAATGACCAGCACCGCTCCGACAGCACCCAGAAC from Streptomyces avermitilis MA-4680 = NBRC 14893 includes the following:
- the cydD gene encoding thiol reductant ABC exporter subunit CydD, which gives rise to MKPIDPRLLRYARATRVFLAAVVVLGAVGAVLVIAQAMLIAEIVVGAFQHGHSVAELRTPLVLLAAVAAGRGLVAWLTELAAHRASAAVKSELRRRLLERAASLGPGWLSGQRTGSLVALATRGIDALDDYFSRYLPQLGLAVVVPVAVLARIVTEDWVSAAIIVGTLPLIPFFMILIGWATRTQMDRQWRLLSQLSGHFLDVVAGLPTLKVFGRAKAQAESIRRITGEYRQATMRTLRIAFLSSFALELLATISVALVAVTIGMRLVHGEMDLYIGLVILVLAPEAYLPLRQVGAQYHAAAEGLAAAEEIFAVLETPAPVSGSLRAPEGEIAFEDVTVRYPGRSADAVSKVSFTVAAGETVALVGPSGVGKSTLLNVLLGFVSPTEGRVRAGGADLASADLEEWRSRIAWVPQRPHVYAGTIAENVRLARPGADDTEVRRALADAGALEFVDALPEGAETLLGEDGTGLSAGQRQRLALARAFLADRPVLLLDEPTAALDGATEAEVVAAVRRLAVGRTVLLVVHRPALLGVADRVVRCEPVESAAMELAEPAAAVESAESARAAGAVSGGGDQTSGREAADAVPSAAEDDVRRSPLRHGRVLSRVRAMAGPRRGRLTFALLLGAAALGSAVGLMATSGWLISRASQQPPVLYLMVAVTATRAFGIGRAVFRYAERLVSHDAVLRMLADTRVAVYRRLERLAPAGLRTTRRGDLLSRLVADVDALQDYWLRWLLPAGAALVVSAASVGFTAWLLPEAGAALAVGLLAAGVGVPLVTAAVARRAERRLAPARGVLATRVTDLLTGTAELTVAGALPARIAGARRADATLTRIASRAAAATALGDGLTALLSGLTVVAAALVGAQAVVDGRLSGVAMAVVVLTPLAAFEAVLGLPPAVQYRQRVRRSAERVYEVLDAPEPVREPERPRTAPASPFPLVVTGLTARHEGQHRDALAGLDLTLEKGRRIAVVGPSGSGKTTLAQVMLRFLDAGAGTYTLGGTDAYALDGDDVRRLVGLCAQDAHLFDSSVRENLLLARRDATEGDLRDALARARLLNWVDGLPDGLDTLIGEHGARLSGGQRQRLALARALVADFPVLVLDEPAEHLDLPTADALTADLLAATEGRTTLLITHRLAGLEAVDEVIVLADGRAVQRGAYAELAAVNGPLREMVGRETEDGLLVGAVAR